ATCTGCTTTCCGAAGACGGAGGAACAAAAGGAACCGAACGTTTTAGTAAATGGTTTGAAAGGTACCGCGGATATGGTTTTGAGCAGGGCAGTGATTTTTCAACCCCGAACAAAAAAGTACGGGTTCAAACCGAGGGTACAAGAGATGTACGAAGGGAAGTCGAAGATTACGACCTGTCTGTGG
Above is a window of Anaerotignum faecicola DNA encoding:
- a CDS encoding antA/AntB antirepressor family protein, encoding MDELMKISYESGQPTVSARDLYDLLSEDGGTKGTERFSKWFERYRGYGFEQGSDFSTPNKKVRVQTEGTRDVRREVEDYDLSV